In Sorghum bicolor cultivar BTx623 chromosome 10, Sorghum_bicolor_NCBIv3, whole genome shotgun sequence, one genomic interval encodes:
- the LOC8080017 gene encoding galactoside 2-alpha-L-fucosyltransferase: MALEGVVGIGIAKRPSLQCLDAVENAARRAEPDERTVEQSTTPWMIARKKVTALAVCLVALPVLMTTVSRRDSPWTPASFWPLATFARQEKLLGGLLVPGFDERSCLSRYQSAFYRKNLTRSPSAHLIKRLRQHEALQRRCGPGTEAYRAAAARLRSWRRNGTDVDAACRYLVLVPYRGLGNRILAVASAFLYAVLTDRVLLLDGNTSTGEIFCEPFPGTSWLLPLNFPISNLQNLTGDVRESYRNLVRNDSAAASLASRLPYVFVDLDHSCTYHDKLFFCDDERPFLRRAPWLVMRTDGYFVPALFLNPAHQDELHRMFPRKDSVFYLLAHYLFHPTNKVWGLITRFHSSYLRDSDERLGIQVRVFDGDTPFQHILEQILACTSQEHLLPDVVTQEPPRPSTAGARSKAVLMTGLSSWYYENIRWKYWQSATATGEVVSVYQPSHEEHQLSGYTTHDMKAVAEMYLLGMTDKIVTSGWSTFGYVGHGLGGLTPWIMFRPENHTTPYPPCRRAKSMEPCMHGPPFYDCRAKHGADTGKLVPHVQHCEDMSWGLKLVHPE, from the exons ATGGCCTTGGAGGGCGTGGTCGGCATTGGCATAGCCAAGCGGCCATCACTGCAATGCCTGGACGCCGTGGAGAACGCGGCCCGACGTGCCGAGCCAGACGAGCGTACGGTGGAGCAGAGCACAACGCCATGGATGATCGCGAGGAAGAAGGTCACAGCGCTCGCCGTCTGCCTCGTCGCGTTGCCCGTCCTGATGACCACGGTTAGCCGGCGGGACTCGCCGTGGACGCCCGCGTCCTTTTGGCCGCTGGCGACATTCGCGCGGCAAG AGAAGCTCCTCGGCGGCCTGCTCGTGCCGGGGTTCGACGAGCGGTCATGCCTCAGCCGGTACCAGTCAGCGTTCTACCGCAAGAACCTGACGCGGTCGCCGTCCGCGCACCTCATCAAGCGGCTGCGCCAGCACGAGGCGCTGCAGCGCCGGTGTGGGCCGGGCACCGAGGCGTACAGGGCGGCGGCCGCGCGGCTCAGGTCCTGGCGCCGCAACGGCACCGACGTCGACGCCGCCTGCAGGTACCTCGTGCTGGTGCCGTACAGGGGCCTCGGGAACAGGATCCTGGCCGTGGCGTCGGCGTTCCTCTACGCCGTGCTCACCGACCGCGTCCTGCTCCTCGACGGGAACACGTCGACGGGCGAAATCTTCTGCGAGCCGTTCCCGGGGACCTCGTGGCTGCTGCCGCTGAACTTCCCCATCAGCAACCTCCAGAACCTGACGGGCGACGTGCGGGAGAGCTACAGGAACCTGGTGCGGAACGATAGCGCGGCGGCGTCGCTGGCGTCCAGGCTCCCGTACGTGTTCGTGGACCTCGACCATTCCTGCACCTACCACGACAAGCTCTTCTTCTGCGACGACGAGCGGCCGTTCCTCCGCCGCGCGCCGTGGCTGGTGATGAGGACGGACGGCTACTTCGTGCCGGCGCTGTTCCTGAACCCGGCGCACCAGGACGAGCTCCACAGGATGTTCCCTCGGAAGGACTCGGTGTTCTACCTGCTGGCGCACTACCTGTTCCACCCGACGAACAAAGTTTGGGGACTCATCACGAGGTTCCACAGCTCGTACCTGAGGGACTCGGACGAAAGGCTGGGCATCCAGGTGAGGGTGTTCGACGGGGACACGCCGTTCCAGCACATCTTGGAGCAGATCCTCGCCTGCACGTCGCAAGAGCACCTGCTCCCCGACGTGGTCACGCAAGAACCGCCCCGCCCGTCGACGGCCGGTGCGCGGTCCAAGGCCGTCCTGATGACCGGCCTGAGCTCGTGGTACTACGAGAACATCCGGTGGAAGTACTGGCAGTCGGCGACGGCCACCGGCGAGGTCGTGAGCGTGTACCAGCCGAGCCACGAGGAGCACCAGCTCTCCGGCTACACGACGCACGACATGAAGGCGGTGGCGGAGATGTACCTCCTGGGCATGACGGACAAGATCGTCACCAGCGGCTGGTCGACGTTCGGCTACGTCGGCCACGGCCTCGGTGGGCTCACGCCGTGGATCATGTTCAGGCCTGAGAACCACACCACGCCTTACCCGCCGTGCCGGCGGGCCAAGTCGATGGAGCCGTGCATGCACGGGCCGCCGTTCTACGACTGCAGGGCGAAGCACGGTGCCGACACGGGAAAGCTGGTGCCACATGTCCAGCACTGTGAAGACATGAGCTGGGGGCTGAAACTTGTTCACCCCGAGTGA